The following DNA comes from Legionella sp. PATHC032.
ATATTCTGATGCAGCCTTCTGTGCCGAAAGCGGAGCCTGGAACCAGTGCTACACCTACTTCATTCAGCAATTTTTCGGAAAATTCGATGTCATTGACGTAACCTCGTTTTTCGATAATCGCCTGCACACTGGGAAAAATGTAGAAGGTTCCGTCGGCGGGGATAACTTCTATGCCATCGATGTTTTGCAATCTATCGGCCACATAGTCGTGCCTTTGATGAAAGGCGTTGACCATTTCTTCAATGCTCTCATTGCTGCCATTCAAAGCCGCTACGGCAGCTCTTTGTGCTATGGAGCATGGATTGGATGTGGATTGGGATTGAATGGTTTTCATCGCATTGATTAATGGAGCAGGGCCAGCTGCATAGCCTATCCGCCAGCCTGTCATGGCATAAGCTTTGGATACTCCGTTTAATACGATGGTTCTGTCGTATAATTCAGGGCAGGCGTTGAGAATATTTGCAAAAGCTTGACTCCAGATAATATGCTCGTACATATCATCCGTGGCAATCAGTATCTGTGGATGTTTTTTCAAAACCTCGCCCAATTCTTTTAATTCCTCCTGAGTGTAGGCTATTCCTGAGGGGTTGGAAGGGCTGTTCAGGAAAATCATTTTGGTTTTTGGAGTGATGGCTTGTTCGAGTTGTTGTGCATTGATTTTATAACGCTGTGCAGGAGTGGTTTCAATGATGACAGGAACACCATCGGCCAGCAAAACCATGTCAGGATAGGATACCCAATAAGGAGCAGGGATGATGACTTCATCGCCTGGGTTAAGATAAGCTTGGCAGAGATTATAACAGCTTTGTTTCCCCCCTACGGAGACTAATATCTGATTGAGTTGGTAATCCAGAGCGTTGTCTCTTTTGAATTTGTTTTTAACGGCTTCCTTTAGTTCGACTATCCCGTCTACAGCAGTGTATTTCGTGTCACCTGCTTCAATAGCAGAGATGGCGGCTAGCTTTATGTGTTGAGGCGTGTCAAAATCAGGTTCACCAGTTCCAAGGCCAATGATATCAAGGCCTTGGGCTTTCATCTGCGCTGCTTTTGCAGCTACGGCAAGGGTAGGTGAGGGTTTTACTTTTTGTACACGCTTTGCCAATGCGATATCCATCTGTTGCTCCTGTGAATTATAGGGGTACTAGCATATAATATAAAATATGAAAGACTTATTTAAAATTTACTCAAATTACCAACCTGCCGGTGATCAACCTACAGCTATAGCCTCTTTAATTGATGGTCTTGAATCAGGTTTGGCCAAACAAACATTATTAGGCGTTACCGGTTCTGGTAAAACATTTACTATAGCTCATGTTATTCAAGCCATGAAAAGACCCACTTTGATCATGGCGCCGAACAAAACGCTTGCGGCTCAACTTTATGGGGAGTTTAAAGCCTTTTTTCCTGATAATGCCGTAGAATATTTCGTTTCCTACTACGATTATTATCAGCCCGAAGCGTATGTACCTGCTTCAGATACGTTTATAGAAAAGGATGCTTCCATTAATGAACACATAGAGCAGATGCGCTTGTCCGCAACCAAAGCGTTGATTGAACGCAAGGATGCCATTATTGTAGCGACGGTTTCTGCCATTTATGGATTGGGCGATCCGGATTCCTATTTGCGTATGTTATTACATCTCTCCCGTGGAGAACAATCCGATCAGCGTAAAATTTTAAAGCGTCTTGCAGAAATGCAGTACACACGAACCAATCTCAGCCTGGAGCGCGGCCAATTCCGGGTGCACGGTGATGTCATTGATATTTTCCCGGCTGATTCCGAGAAAGAAGCGATAAGAATTGAGCTTTTTG
Coding sequences within:
- a CDS encoding pyridoxal phosphate-dependent aminotransferase — protein: MDIALAKRVQKVKPSPTLAVAAKAAQMKAQGLDIIGLGTGEPDFDTPQHIKLAAISAIEAGDTKYTAVDGIVELKEAVKNKFKRDNALDYQLNQILVSVGGKQSCYNLCQAYLNPGDEVIIPAPYWVSYPDMVLLADGVPVIIETTPAQRYKINAQQLEQAITPKTKMIFLNSPSNPSGIAYTQEELKELGEVLKKHPQILIATDDMYEHIIWSQAFANILNACPELYDRTIVLNGVSKAYAMTGWRIGYAAGPAPLINAMKTIQSQSTSNPCSIAQRAAVAALNGSNESIEEMVNAFHQRHDYVADRLQNIDGIEVIPADGTFYIFPSVQAIIEKRGYVNDIEFSEKLLNEVGVALVPGSAFGTEGCIRISFATGIDTLKDALNRLQRFCS